The following are from one region of the Cyanobium gracile PCC 6307 genome:
- a CDS encoding NAD(P)H-quinone oxidoreductase subunit 4: protein MPFPWLSTAILFPIGAALLIPFVPDKGDGRQVRWYALGVALTTFLVTVGAYLRGYDPADPGLQLVERVQWLPDLGLAWSVGADGLSMPLILLTSFITSLACLAAWPVTFKPRLFYFLLLAMDGGQIAVFAVQDMLLFFLAWELELLPVYLLLAIWGGKKRQYAATKFILYTAGSSLFILLAGLAMAFYGGGAPSFEYTVLAAKEFGTGFQVLCYAALLIAFGVKLPVVPLHTWLPDAHGEATAPVHMLLAGILLKMGGYALLRFNVQLLPEAHAQFAPLLVILGVVNIIYAALTSFAQRNLKRKIAYSSISHMGFVLIGIGSFSALGTSGAMLQMISHGLIGASLFFLVGATYDRTHTLQLDEMGGVGQKMRKMFALWTVCSLASLALPGMSGFVSELMVFVGFATSEAYSLSFRIVIAVLAAIGVILTPIYLLSMLREIFFGKENPELASHTHLVDAEPREIYVISCLLVPIIGIGLYPRLVTDSYRAAIEALVERESVALVKVGRAPVPAVMATGAFGSLPPALLHAPALG from the coding sequence GTGCCCTTTCCCTGGCTGAGCACCGCGATTCTGTTCCCGATCGGTGCCGCGCTTCTGATCCCCTTCGTGCCCGACAAGGGCGACGGCAGGCAGGTCCGCTGGTACGCCCTCGGCGTCGCCCTCACCACCTTCCTGGTCACCGTGGGGGCCTACCTGCGCGGCTACGACCCCGCCGACCCCGGCCTGCAGCTGGTGGAGCGGGTGCAGTGGCTGCCCGATCTGGGTCTGGCCTGGTCGGTGGGGGCCGACGGCCTCTCGATGCCGCTGATCCTGCTCACCAGCTTCATCACCTCCCTGGCCTGCCTGGCGGCCTGGCCGGTGACGTTCAAGCCCAGGCTCTTCTACTTCCTGCTCCTGGCCATGGACGGCGGCCAGATCGCCGTCTTCGCCGTGCAGGACATGCTGCTGTTCTTCCTGGCCTGGGAGCTGGAGCTGCTGCCGGTGTACCTGCTGCTGGCCATCTGGGGCGGTAAGAAGCGCCAGTACGCCGCCACCAAGTTCATCCTTTACACCGCCGGCAGCTCCCTGTTCATCCTGCTGGCCGGCCTGGCGATGGCCTTCTACGGCGGCGGGGCCCCCAGCTTCGAGTACACGGTGCTGGCGGCCAAGGAGTTCGGCACCGGCTTCCAGGTGCTCTGCTACGCCGCCCTGCTGATCGCCTTCGGCGTCAAGCTGCCGGTGGTGCCGCTGCACACCTGGCTGCCCGATGCCCACGGTGAGGCCACCGCTCCGGTGCACATGCTGCTGGCGGGGATCCTGCTGAAGATGGGTGGCTACGCGCTGCTGCGCTTCAACGTGCAGCTGCTGCCGGAGGCCCACGCCCAGTTCGCCCCCCTGCTGGTGATCCTGGGGGTGGTCAACATCATCTACGCCGCCCTCACCTCCTTCGCCCAGCGGAACCTCAAGCGCAAGATCGCCTACAGCTCGATCAGCCACATGGGCTTCGTGCTGATCGGCATCGGCAGCTTCAGCGCCCTCGGCACCAGTGGCGCCATGCTCCAGATGATCAGCCATGGCCTGATCGGCGCCAGCCTGTTCTTCCTGGTGGGGGCCACCTACGACCGCACCCACACCCTCCAGCTCGACGAGATGGGCGGCGTGGGCCAGAAGATGCGCAAGATGTTCGCCCTCTGGACCGTCTGCTCCCTGGCCTCCCTGGCCCTGCCGGGCATGAGCGGCTTCGTCTCCGAGCTGATGGTGTTCGTGGGCTTCGCCACCAGCGAGGCCTACAGCCTCAGCTTCCGCATCGTCATCGCGGTGCTGGCGGCCATCGGCGTGATCCTCACCCCCATCTACCTGCTGTCGATGCTGCGGGAGATCTTCTTCGGCAAGGAGAACCCCGAGCTCGCCTCCCACACCCACCTGGTCGATGCCGAGCCGCGGGAGATCTACGTGATCTCCTGCCTGCTGGTGCCGATCATCGGCATCGGCCTCTACCCGCGCCTGGTCACCGACAGCTACCGGGCCGCGATCGAGGCTCTGGTGGAGCGGGAGTCGGTGGCCCTGGTGAAGGTGGGCCGCGCCCCGGTCCCGGCGGTGATGGCCACCGGCGCCTTCGGCAGCCTGCCGCCGGCCCTGCTGCACGCCCCGGCCCTCGGCTGA
- a CDS encoding NAD(P)H-quinone oxidoreductase subunit 5: MSAASELAWLIPVLPLLGACLTGLGLITFNRTVNRLRKPVALLLITTVGMAAVLSFAILAEQLAGAGATEVLFDWAGAGTFHLQMGFRVDALGAVMLSLVTTIALLVMVYSDGYMTHDKGYVRFFTYLALFSSSMLGLVISPNLLEIYVFWELVGMCSYLLVGFWYDRDAAANAAQKAFVVNRVGDFGLLLGILGLFWATGSFGFEEIGERLSAAVAGGGLPTGVAVLLCLLVFMGPMAKSAQFPLHVWLPDAMEGPTPISALIHAATMVAAGVFLVARLQPVYEPFPQVQLVIAVIGTITLFLGATIALTQMDLKKGLAYSTVSQLGYMMLAMGCGAPVAGMFHLVTHAFFKAMLFLGSGSVIHAMEEVVGHEPVLAQDMRLMGGLRQFMPITSATFLIGCIAISGIPPLAGFWSKDEILGQAFNSFPLLWAMGFLTAGMTAFYMFRLYFLTFEGTFRGQDTTIRAQLLTAAGQPTGGSADDGHHAHASHPHESGWQMAAPLVVLAVPSVLIGLLGTPWNSRFGQLVDPAEAIEVAKHFSWGEFLPLAGASVAISSLGIGLAVLAYALHRIDLGTAVAGRFPAINRFLANKWYLDAINDKLFVQGSRRLARQVLDVDSKVVDGVVNLTGLLTLGSGEGLKYFETGRVQFYALIVFGGVIGLVLLFGAFG, translated from the coding sequence ATGTCCGCCGCTTCCGAACTTGCCTGGCTGATCCCGGTGCTTCCCCTGCTGGGGGCCTGCCTCACCGGCCTGGGGCTGATCACCTTCAACCGCACCGTCAACCGCCTGCGCAAGCCGGTGGCGCTGCTGCTGATCACCACCGTGGGCATGGCCGCGGTGCTGAGTTTCGCGATCCTGGCCGAGCAGCTGGCTGGAGCAGGGGCCACCGAGGTCCTGTTCGACTGGGCCGGCGCCGGCACCTTCCACCTGCAGATGGGCTTCCGCGTCGACGCCCTCGGGGCGGTGATGCTCTCGCTGGTGACCACCATCGCCCTGCTGGTGATGGTCTATTCCGACGGCTACATGACCCACGACAAGGGCTATGTCCGCTTCTTCACCTACCTGGCCCTGTTCAGCAGCTCGATGCTGGGCCTGGTGATCAGCCCCAACCTGCTCGAGATCTACGTGTTCTGGGAGCTGGTGGGCATGTGCTCCTACCTGCTGGTGGGCTTCTGGTACGACCGCGATGCCGCCGCCAACGCCGCCCAGAAGGCCTTCGTCGTCAACCGGGTCGGCGACTTCGGCCTGCTGCTGGGGATCCTCGGCCTGTTCTGGGCCACCGGCAGCTTCGGCTTCGAAGAGATCGGTGAACGGCTCTCGGCGGCCGTCGCCGGTGGCGGCCTGCCCACCGGGGTGGCCGTGCTGCTCTGCCTGCTGGTGTTCATGGGCCCGATGGCCAAGTCGGCCCAGTTTCCCCTCCATGTGTGGCTGCCCGACGCCATGGAGGGTCCCACCCCCATCTCGGCCCTGATCCACGCCGCCACCATGGTGGCGGCCGGCGTCTTCCTGGTGGCGCGGCTGCAGCCGGTCTACGAGCCCTTTCCGCAGGTGCAGCTGGTGATCGCCGTGATCGGCACCATCACCCTGTTTCTGGGGGCCACCATCGCCCTCACCCAGATGGATCTGAAGAAGGGGCTGGCCTACAGCACCGTCTCCCAGCTCGGCTACATGATGCTGGCCATGGGCTGCGGCGCCCCGGTGGCCGGCATGTTCCACCTGGTCACCCACGCCTTCTTCAAGGCGATGCTGTTCCTCGGCTCCGGCTCGGTGATCCACGCCATGGAGGAGGTGGTGGGCCACGAGCCGGTGCTCGCCCAGGACATGCGCCTGATGGGCGGCCTGCGCCAGTTCATGCCGATCACCTCCGCCACCTTCCTGATCGGCTGCATTGCGATCAGCGGCATCCCCCCCCTGGCGGGTTTCTGGAGCAAGGACGAGATCCTCGGCCAGGCCTTCAACAGCTTCCCCCTGCTCTGGGCCATGGGCTTCCTGACCGCGGGGATGACCGCCTTCTACATGTTCCGCCTCTATTTCCTCACCTTCGAGGGCACCTTCCGCGGCCAGGACACCACCATCCGCGCCCAGCTGCTCACCGCCGCCGGCCAGCCCACGGGCGGATCCGCCGACGACGGCCACCACGCCCACGCCAGCCATCCCCACGAGTCGGGCTGGCAGATGGCGGCCCCGCTGGTGGTGCTGGCGGTCCCGTCGGTACTGATCGGCCTGCTGGGCACTCCCTGGAACAGCCGCTTCGGCCAGCTGGTCGATCCCGCCGAGGCCATCGAGGTGGCCAAGCATTTCAGCTGGGGGGAGTTCCTGCCCCTGGCGGGCGCTTCGGTGGCCATCTCCAGCCTCGGCATCGGCCTGGCCGTGCTGGCCTACGCCCTGCACCGAATTGACCTGGGCACCGCCGTGGCGGGGCGCTTCCCGGCCATCAACCGGTTCCTGGCCAACAAGTGGTATCTCGATGCCATCAACGACAAGCTGTTCGTCCAGGGCAGCCGCCGGCTGGCCCGCCAGGTGCTCGACGTCGACTCCAAGGTGGTGGACGGGGTGGTGAACCTCACCGGCCTGCTCACCCTGGGCAGCGGCGAGGGCCTCAAGTACTTCGAGACCGGCCGGGTCCAGTTCTATGCCCTGATCGTCTTCGGGGGCGTGATCGGCCTGGTGCTGCTGTTCGGGGCCTTCGGCTGA
- a CDS encoding NnrU family protein, which yields MPSLPLVPAGPQHSSVVMLALLGVFALIHSGGASLRVWGEERIGARLWRLLFAGLSIPSAVVVVGYFLAHRYDGVRLWNLQDQPWVVPVVWTGTAISFLFLYPATYNLLEIPAVLKPQVRLYATGIIRVSRHPQAVGQVLWCATHLLWIGTSFTLVACVGLIGHHLFAVWNGDRRLRNRFGAAFEELRASTSVLPFAAVLDGRQTLVAAEFLRPSQLGIAIAIGVLWWAHRWIGLGATTFSRTGLAHWLG from the coding sequence ATGCCCTCGCTCCCCCTGGTTCCGGCGGGCCCCCAGCACAGCAGCGTGGTCATGCTGGCCCTGCTGGGGGTCTTCGCCCTGATCCACAGCGGCGGGGCCTCCCTGCGGGTCTGGGGGGAGGAGCGGATCGGGGCCCGGCTCTGGCGCCTGCTGTTCGCCGGCCTCAGCATTCCCTCGGCGGTGGTGGTGGTGGGCTACTTCCTGGCCCACCGCTACGACGGGGTCCGGCTCTGGAACCTGCAGGACCAGCCCTGGGTGGTGCCGGTGGTCTGGACCGGCACGGCCATCAGCTTCCTGTTCCTGTACCCGGCCACTTACAACCTGCTCGAGATCCCGGCCGTGCTCAAGCCCCAGGTGCGCCTCTACGCCACGGGGATCATCCGGGTGAGCCGCCATCCCCAGGCCGTGGGCCAGGTGCTCTGGTGCGCCACCCACCTGCTCTGGATCGGCACCAGCTTCACGCTGGTGGCCTGCGTGGGGCTGATCGGCCACCACCTGTTCGCCGTCTGGAACGGGGACCGGCGCCTGCGCAACCGCTTTGGGGCTGCCTTCGAGGAGCTGCGGGCCTCCACCTCGGTGCTGCCCTTCGCCGCCGTGCTGGACGGCCGCCAGACGCTGGTGGCGGCGGAATTCCTGCGGCCCTCCCAGCTGGGGATCGCCATCGCCATCGGCGTCCTCTGGTGGGCCCACCGCTGGATCGGCCTCGGCGCCACCACCTTCTCGCGCACGGGCCTGGCCCACTGGCTGGGGTGA
- a CDS encoding LysR family transcriptional regulator has product MADLPFTLDQLRILRAIASEGSFKKAADSLYVTQPAVSLQIQNLEKQLDVSLFDRGGRKAQLTEAGHLLLSYCDRILSQCQEACRALDDLHNLRGGSLVVGASQTTGTYLMPRMIGLFRQKYPDVAVQLQVHSTRRTGWSVANGQIDLAIIGGELPADLNDLLQVVPYANDELALVLPPKHPLSRLPELTKDDLYRLGFVCLDAQSTTRKMVDQLLSRSKLDVQRLKIEMELNSFEAIKNAVQAGLGAAFLPVVSIERELAAGTLHRPQVADLMVRRQLKLITHPARYCSRAADAFRREVLPVFASPDSPLRQVQTTPGLAERNGVRTDRPPA; this is encoded by the coding sequence ATGGCAGATCTGCCTTTCACCCTCGACCAGCTGCGCATCCTGCGCGCCATCGCCAGTGAGGGCAGCTTCAAGAAGGCGGCCGACAGCCTCTACGTCACCCAGCCGGCGGTGAGCCTGCAGATCCAGAACCTGGAGAAACAGCTCGACGTCTCCCTGTTCGACCGTGGCGGCCGCAAGGCCCAGCTGACCGAGGCCGGCCACCTGCTGCTCAGCTACTGCGACCGGATCCTGAGCCAGTGTCAGGAGGCCTGCCGGGCCCTCGACGATCTCCACAACCTGCGCGGCGGCTCCCTGGTGGTGGGGGCGAGCCAGACGACGGGCACCTATCTGATGCCCCGGATGATCGGCCTGTTTCGCCAGAAATACCCGGACGTGGCGGTGCAGCTGCAGGTGCACAGCACCCGCCGCACCGGCTGGAGCGTGGCCAACGGCCAGATCGACCTAGCGATCATCGGCGGCGAACTGCCGGCGGACCTCAACGACCTGCTGCAGGTGGTGCCCTACGCCAACGACGAACTGGCCCTGGTGCTGCCCCCCAAGCACCCCCTCTCCCGCCTGCCCGAGCTCACCAAGGACGATCTCTACCGCCTCGGCTTCGTCTGTCTCGATGCCCAGTCCACCACCCGCAAGATGGTGGACCAGCTGCTCAGCCGCTCCAAGCTCGACGTGCAGCGGCTCAAGATCGAGATGGAGCTGAACTCCTTCGAGGCCATCAAGAACGCCGTCCAGGCGGGTCTGGGGGCGGCGTTCCTGCCGGTGGTGTCGATCGAGCGGGAGCTGGCCGCCGGTACCCTGCACCGTCCCCAGGTGGCCGATCTGATGGTGCGGCGCCAGCTCAAACTCATCACCCACCCGGCCCGCTACTGCTCGCGGGCCGCCGACGCCTTCCGCCGCGAGGTGCTGCCGGTGTTCGCCAGCCCGGACAGCCCCCTGCGCCAGGTGCAGACCACGCCGGGGCTGGCCGAGCGCAACGGCGTCAGAACTGATCGGCCTCCGGCGTGA
- a CDS encoding DUF3172 domain-containing protein, producing the protein MTRSRSSAGRPEPGGYAPRPDRYDPRTDRRSDRFDDQSDRFATGYGGREDPRYGPQGRRGTNGGGGGRPPAGNGGGPTGGGPNIQLNVATVAVLAGVLVVGIGIGSAVTSTTQGNQGNIASAQQLDMAVPDPEFCKQWGASAFVMDIELYTTMNPSSSFVTQPTLQPGCVIRRENWSVLQKEGAVTAEQMRQCKQRMNTFAYIGSVRDKPIVRCVYQTDITGNKFQTRGVAGAADDAVGITPEADQF; encoded by the coding sequence GTGACCCGCTCCCGCAGCAGCGCCGGCCGGCCCGAACCGGGCGGTTACGCGCCCCGACCCGACCGCTACGACCCGCGCACCGACCGCCGCTCCGACCGCTTCGACGACCAGAGCGATCGCTTCGCCACCGGCTATGGCGGCCGGGAGGATCCCCGCTACGGGCCCCAGGGCCGCCGCGGCACCAACGGCGGCGGCGGCGGCCGGCCCCCCGCCGGCAACGGCGGTGGCCCCACCGGGGGCGGGCCCAACATCCAGCTGAACGTGGCCACGGTGGCGGTGCTGGCGGGGGTCCTGGTGGTCGGCATCGGCATCGGCAGCGCCGTGACCAGCACCACCCAGGGGAACCAGGGCAACATCGCCAGCGCCCAGCAGCTCGACATGGCGGTGCCCGACCCCGAGTTCTGCAAGCAGTGGGGCGCCAGCGCCTTCGTGATGGACATCGAGCTGTACACCACGATGAACCCGAGCAGCAGCTTCGTGACCCAGCCGACCCTCCAGCCCGGTTGCGTCATCCGCCGGGAGAACTGGTCGGTGCTGCAGAAGGAGGGGGCCGTCACCGCCGAGCAGATGCGCCAGTGCAAGCAGCGCATGAACACCTTCGCCTACATCGGTTCGGTGCGCGACAAGCCGATCGTGCGCTGCGTCTACCAGACCGATATCACCGGCAACAAGTTCCAGACCCGGGGCGTCGCCGGCGCCGCCGATGACGCCGTCGGCATCACGCCGGAGGCCGATCAGTTCTGA
- a CDS encoding NAD(P)H-quinone oxidoreductase subunit M — protein MVETLLKSTTRHIRLFTARVENDDLIPDPDQLTLDIDPDNEFLWDEAALEKVRARFRELVAAQAGQELSDYSLRRIGSELEGLVRQMLQAGELSYNPEARVLNYSMGLPRSPETL, from the coding sequence ATGGTCGAGACGCTGCTCAAGTCCACCACCCGCCACATCCGGCTGTTCACGGCGCGCGTCGAGAACGACGACCTCATCCCCGACCCGGATCAGCTCACCCTCGACATCGATCCCGACAACGAGTTCCTCTGGGACGAAGCGGCCCTTGAGAAGGTGCGCGCCCGGTTCCGGGAGCTGGTGGCGGCCCAGGCCGGCCAGGAACTCAGCGACTACAGCCTGCGCCGCATCGGCTCCGAGCTCGAAGGGCTGGTGCGTCAGATGCTCCAGGCCGGTGAACTCAGCTACAACCCCGAGGCCCGGGTTCTGAACTACTCGATGGGCCTGCCCCGCAGCCCGGAAACCCTGTGA
- the pds gene encoding 15-cis-phytoene desaturase has translation MRVVIAGAGLAGLSCAKYLCDAGHTPIVLEARDVLGGKVAAWQDADGDWYETGLHIFFGAYRNMRQLFAELDIEDRLQWKSHSMIFNQKEVPGTYSRFDFPDLPAPLNGVAAILGNNDMLTWPEKIAFGLGLVPAMLRGQAYVEECDKYSWSEWLRIHNIPERVNDEVFLAMSKALNFINPEEISSTVVLTALNRFLQETDGSRMAFLDGNPPERLCQPMVDYIEARGGEVHLESPLREIRIDKDGAVTGFRIGGIKGRPEREIQADAYVSAMPVDPLKLLLPDAWKPLPYFSKLEGLRGVPVINIHLWFDRKLTDIDHLLFSRSDLLSVYADMSNTCREYEDPDRSMLELVFAPAADWIGRPDAEIVAATMEELKRLFPIHFTGDTPAVLRKSVVVKTPLSVYKTVPGCQQLRPSQDSPIPNFFLAGCFTMQRYLASMEGAVLSGKLCAAAVDAHLSGSGQGPAPAQSLATV, from the coding sequence ATGCGGGTTGTCATCGCCGGGGCCGGTCTGGCCGGCCTGTCCTGCGCCAAATACCTCTGCGACGCCGGCCACACCCCGATCGTGCTCGAAGCCAGAGACGTGCTCGGTGGCAAGGTGGCGGCCTGGCAGGACGCCGATGGCGACTGGTACGAAACCGGCCTGCACATCTTCTTCGGCGCCTATCGCAACATGCGCCAACTCTTCGCCGAGCTGGACATCGAGGATCGCCTGCAGTGGAAATCCCACTCCATGATCTTCAACCAGAAGGAAGTGCCCGGCACCTACAGCCGCTTCGATTTCCCGGACCTGCCGGCTCCGCTCAACGGGGTGGCGGCGATCCTGGGCAACAACGACATGCTCACCTGGCCGGAGAAGATCGCCTTCGGTCTCGGTCTGGTGCCGGCCATGCTCCGAGGCCAGGCCTATGTGGAGGAATGCGACAAGTACAGCTGGAGTGAATGGCTGCGGATTCACAATATCCCCGAGCGCGTCAATGATGAAGTTTTTCTCGCCATGAGTAAGGCGCTCAACTTCATTAATCCCGAAGAGATCTCCAGCACGGTGGTCCTCACCGCCCTCAACCGCTTCCTGCAGGAAACGGACGGCTCCAGGATGGCCTTCCTGGACGGCAACCCGCCGGAGCGGCTCTGCCAGCCGATGGTCGATTACATCGAGGCCCGTGGGGGTGAGGTCCATCTGGAATCGCCCCTCAGGGAGATCCGCATCGACAAGGACGGCGCCGTGACGGGCTTCCGCATCGGCGGCATCAAGGGCCGGCCCGAGCGGGAGATCCAGGCCGACGCCTATGTGAGCGCCATGCCCGTCGATCCGCTCAAGCTGCTCCTGCCGGACGCCTGGAAGCCGTTGCCCTACTTCAGCAAGCTCGAGGGCCTGCGGGGGGTGCCGGTGATCAACATCCATCTCTGGTTCGACCGCAAGCTCACGGACATCGACCACCTGCTGTTCAGCCGCTCCGACCTGCTCAGCGTCTATGCCGACATGAGCAACACCTGCCGGGAGTACGAGGATCCCGACCGCTCCATGCTTGAGCTGGTGTTCGCCCCGGCCGCCGATTGGATCGGTCGCCCCGATGCGGAGATCGTGGCCGCCACCATGGAGGAGCTCAAGCGCCTGTTCCCCATCCACTTCACTGGCGACACCCCGGCCGTGCTGCGCAAGTCGGTGGTCGTCAAGACGCCACTGTCCGTCTACAAGACCGTGCCGGGCTGCCAGCAGCTGCGGCCCTCCCAGGACTCCCCCATCCCGAACTTCTTCCTGGCGGGCTGCTTCACCATGCAGCGCTACCTGGCCTCGATGGAGGGGGCCGTGCTGAGCGGCAAGCTCTGTGCCGCCGCCGTCGACGCCCACCTCTCCGGCAGCGGCCAGGGTCCGGCCCCCGCCCAGAGCCTGGCGACGGTGTGA
- a CDS encoding phytoene synthase, producing the protein MSVLAPLPLDRSSDLEEAYESCRQETAQWAKTFYLGTMLLPPAKRRAIWAIYVWCRRTDELMDSAQAQTLAAKVLLERLDAWEERTRALFAGHAVDGLDRVMLDTIERFPQPLQAYLDMIEGQRMDVLRDRYASFSDLQLYCYRVAGTVGLMTQEVMGVDAAYTSAPWSERPDTSEAAVALGIANQLTNILRDVGEDRGRGRIYLPQEDLDRFGYSEADLMAGRLNENWQALMRFQLERARDWFNRSEAGVRWLAPDARWPVWASLRLYRGILDVIERLDYDVFNHRAFVPRVGKLLDLPLSYVIAQTR; encoded by the coding sequence GTGAGTGTGCTGGCCCCGCTGCCCCTCGACCGCTCCTCCGACCTTGAGGAGGCCTACGAATCCTGCCGCCAGGAGACGGCGCAGTGGGCCAAGACCTTCTATCTCGGCACGATGCTGCTGCCGCCGGCCAAGCGCAGGGCGATCTGGGCGATCTACGTCTGGTGCCGCCGCACCGACGAACTGATGGACAGCGCCCAAGCCCAGACGCTGGCGGCCAAGGTCCTGCTGGAGCGTCTCGATGCCTGGGAGGAGCGCACCCGAGCCCTGTTCGCCGGCCATGCCGTCGACGGCCTCGACCGGGTGATGCTGGACACGATCGAGCGCTTTCCCCAGCCCCTGCAGGCCTACCTCGACATGATCGAGGGCCAGCGGATGGATGTTCTCCGCGACCGCTACGCCAGCTTCTCCGATCTCCAGCTCTACTGCTACCGGGTGGCGGGCACCGTGGGTCTGATGACCCAGGAGGTGATGGGGGTCGATGCGGCCTACACCTCCGCACCCTGGAGCGAGCGCCCCGACACCTCCGAAGCGGCCGTGGCCCTGGGCATCGCCAACCAGCTGACCAACATCCTGCGGGATGTGGGTGAGGATCGCGGCCGCGGCCGCATCTACCTGCCGCAGGAGGATCTCGACCGCTTCGGTTACTCCGAAGCCGATCTGATGGCCGGGCGTCTCAATGAGAACTGGCAGGCGCTGATGCGCTTCCAGCTGGAGCGGGCCCGGGACTGGTTCAACCGCTCCGAGGCCGGGGTGCGCTGGCTGGCTCCTGATGCCCGCTGGCCGGTGTGGGCATCGCTGCGGCTGTATCGGGGGATCCTTGATGTGATCGAGAGGTTGGATTATGACGTCTTCAATCACCGCGCCTTCGTGCCCCGGGTCGGCAAATTGCTGGATCTCCCCCTCTCCTATGTGATCGCCCAGACGCGATGA
- a CDS encoding TolC family protein gives MKRRPIRQAHRLNLCRTLSAAVANAISAGLVLPGPALTQSLPASVSPPEVKAVEGLGAGWPGPMPTGDRLPPLPPELLGALTMEQAAAWAVDRNPVVRSAYQSLVATQNSLGAAYASWWPTLNLSLNGGPYASKTFYNYPFSASAGFPTGTSSLANARVFEASYFQAIGQIDTTWNLIDPTRSATIWQSKYLVRQAADTYVITRRDQRLKTQAAYIDLQRALAAVKTGREIVENDELLYRLAQTRVQMGVASRLEVFKQQTVLLADRQALLAAEQQVETARANLAQLLATPSPDALTPATPFAPLGAWGHSLDDSITASIAYRKVLEQQLLAVKTNEAQAQIYLATYRPTLQLITSLYWTKGVGYLNQGPPFVPNARSDEWNGSALLQLTFTGFDGGQARMNAAAARRQAAAAAETYSATLLQVRSEVQSLVAQARSGRSIVLAGAERVKAANGALRLQTLRFNAGYGTITDVVQAQQEISQAVSSYIQNLATYNDTLVQLSRSSGLPVQPDPALLQAVGDPLQTLRLPTRMAQMR, from the coding sequence ATGAAGCGGCGCCCCATCCGCCAGGCTCACCGCCTCAACCTCTGCCGCACCCTTTCCGCCGCCGTCGCCAACGCCATCAGCGCCGGGCTGGTGCTGCCGGGCCCGGCCCTGACCCAGTCCCTGCCGGCTTCGGTGAGTCCCCCCGAGGTGAAGGCCGTCGAGGGCCTGGGGGCTGGCTGGCCTGGCCCGATGCCCACCGGCGACCGTCTGCCCCCCCTGCCCCCCGAGCTCCTGGGGGCCCTGACGATGGAGCAGGCGGCGGCCTGGGCGGTGGATCGCAACCCCGTGGTGCGCTCCGCCTATCAGTCGTTGGTGGCCACCCAGAACAGCCTCGGTGCCGCCTATGCCAGCTGGTGGCCCACCCTCAACCTCAGCCTCAACGGCGGTCCCTACGCCTCCAAGACCTTCTACAACTACCCCTTCAGCGCCTCCGCGGGCTTCCCGACCGGCACCTCCAGCCTCGCCAATGCACGCGTCTTCGAGGCCAGTTACTTCCAGGCCATCGGCCAGATCGACACCACCTGGAACCTGATCGATCCCACCCGATCGGCCACGATCTGGCAGAGCAAGTACCTGGTGCGCCAGGCGGCTGACACCTATGTGATCACCCGCCGCGACCAGCGCCTCAAGACCCAGGCGGCCTACATCGATCTGCAGCGGGCCCTTGCCGCCGTCAAGACCGGCCGGGAAATCGTCGAGAACGACGAGCTCCTCTACCGCCTCGCCCAGACCCGGGTGCAGATGGGGGTGGCCTCCAGGCTGGAGGTCTTCAAACAACAGACCGTCCTGCTGGCCGATCGCCAGGCCCTGCTGGCCGCCGAGCAGCAGGTGGAGACGGCCCGGGCCAACCTGGCCCAGCTGCTGGCCACCCCCAGCCCCGATGCCCTCACGCCCGCCACACCCTTCGCACCCCTCGGCGCCTGGGGCCATTCCCTCGACGACTCGATCACGGCGAGCATCGCTTACCGCAAGGTGCTGGAGCAGCAGCTCTTGGCCGTTAAGACCAACGAGGCCCAGGCCCAGATCTACCTGGCCACCTACCGCCCCACCCTGCAGCTGATCACGTCCCTCTACTGGACGAAGGGGGTGGGTTACCTCAACCAGGGCCCGCCGTTCGTGCCCAATGCCCGCTCCGACGAATGGAACGGATCGGCCCTGCTGCAGCTGACGTTCACGGGCTTCGACGGCGGCCAGGCCCGCATGAACGCCGCCGCCGCCCGCCGCCAGGCGGCGGCCGCCGCCGAGACCTACAGCGCCACCCTGCTCCAGGTGCGCAGCGAGGTCCAGTCCCTGGTGGCCCAGGCCCGCTCCGGCCGCAGCATCGTGCTGGCCGGTGCTGAACGGGTCAAGGCGGCCAACGGGGCGCTGCGCCTCCAGACCCTGCGCTTCAACGCCGGCTACGGCACCATCACCGACGTGGTGCAGGCCCAGCAGGAGATCAGCCAGGCGGTGAGCTCCTACATCCAGAACCTGGCCACCTACAACGACACCCTGGTGCAGCTCAGCCGCTCGAGCGGCCTGCCGGTTCAGCCTGATCCCGCCCTTCTCCAGGCCGTGGGCGATCCCCTGCAGACCCTGCGTCTGCCGACGCGGATGGCCCAGATGCGCTGA